The Catellatospora citrea DNA segment CCATCGGGCGTCCACGCCGCCAGTCGTGCGCCCGGCACTGCCGCCCAGACCTCCGCAGACCAGCCGTGCGGCAGGTTCAGCGACCGGCCGGCGGCCGCACCGGCATCGACGCCCCGTGCCGTCGACAGCGGCACCGGCGACAGCGCGCCGAAAGCCTGCAGGGTGGGTGCCGTCGAGGCGCCCGCGGGAAGGGGCGGGTCGCTGCTGTCGTTCGTCGCCGTACACGCGCTGAGAGCCAGCATCAGCCCGGCTGCCAGCGCTGCTGCCGCGGCGATCCGTGGCTTCGGCCGGACACCTGCGGCGTGGCGAGATGAAGGTGGCATGAGGGGGTGCGCCTTTCGTAGAGCACCTCGGCGCCAGGGCCCGCGGCTAGCGTGACGCGGTGCCCCAGCCCGAGCGCGCGGGCTGATCGTCGGGGTCGCCGGTGGACCGGGCGCTCCAGGAGGCGAGGAACGCGAGCGCTTGCTCGGTGGGGCCGGACGGGTCGAACGTGTAGGTGATGATCGTCAAGTCGGGGTCGCCTGGCAGTTGGAGCGCTTCGCCGGTGAGTTCGAGGTCCCCGGCGAGGGCGTGGTGCATCGTCTTGGTGGCGGTGTGGTGCAGTTTCACGTTGTGCGTGGCCCACCAGGTGCGGAACGGTTCGCTGCGGGTGCTCAGCTCGCCGATCAGGTCGGTCAGGGCGCGGTCGTATGGGTTGCGCCCCGCGTAGGTGCGCAGGGCCGCGACGCAGTCGGCGGCCACGGTCGGCCAGGCGGGGTAGAAGTCCTGTGCGCGGGGGTCGAGAAACAGGTAGCGGGCCAGGTTGAAACTGTCGCCGGTGCCGAGGGCGTCGGCGAACAGTGCCCGTCCGAGCCGGTTGGTGGCCAGGATGTCCATGCGCCCGTTGCGGGCATATGCGGGTGCGTTGATGGTATCGAGGATGCGTTGTACGCCCTGCCGCACCGTCGTCCGGTTCGGCACCCGCCGGGGCGTCCGGCCCGCGGTGGGGGTGTTGGCGGTTTCGGCCAGGTCAAGCAGGTGCGTGCGTTCGGCCTCGTCCAGTCGCAGGGCGCGGGCCAGGGCCTCGAGCACCGAGTGGGAGACGCCGGTGAGGTTGCCGCGCTCCAGGCGGGTGTAGTAGTCGGTGCTCATCCCGGCGAGCATGGCGACCTCTTCGCGACGCAGCCCCTTGACACGCCGCCGGCCGCCGAAGAACGGCACTCCGGCCTGCTCGGGGGTCAGGCGCTCGCGACGGGTGGTGAGGAAGTCGCGTACCTCGCTGCGGTTGTCCATGGCTTCGAACCTACGGCGCTGGCCGGGTATGCAGGGAGGTACTGGCAGTACCGGGCTGGAGCGTCACTGCCTGCGGGGCCGTACATCGGGTTTGCTGGAGTGGAACCCAGGTAGCTGG contains these protein-coding regions:
- a CDS encoding helix-turn-helix domain-containing protein yields the protein MDNRSEVRDFLTTRRERLTPEQAGVPFFGGRRRVKGLRREEVAMLAGMSTDYYTRLERGNLTGVSHSVLEALARALRLDEAERTHLLDLAETANTPTAGRTPRRVPNRTTVRQGVQRILDTINAPAYARNGRMDILATNRLGRALFADALGTGDSFNLARYLFLDPRAQDFYPAWPTVAADCVAALRTYAGRNPYDRALTDLIGELSTRSEPFRTWWATHNVKLHHTATKTMHHALAGDLELTGEALQLPGDPDLTIITYTFDPSGPTEQALAFLASWSARSTGDPDDQPARSGWGTASR